A window of the Zeugodacus cucurbitae isolate PBARC_wt_2022May chromosome 2, idZeuCucr1.2, whole genome shotgun sequence genome harbors these coding sequences:
- the LOC114804238 gene encoding uncharacterized protein LOC114804238, whose protein sequence is MSNEFSELIALSCPDLNANNASIVGGGGGGQVHIIDSSRRLSVKQMTATEFAAIRSAASDEIKAALVNVAATQSVSSPATPAVVNKLDLLTLNTGCKYPSDNTTPPEILSTNKSVADIPKPRSPPTDGFIISSSQLPSTYEHSVLLTREEHIPLSPAPLEGMTSLPNVFDKQVDEEFLSIVGGSGANVGNVLSSKTKADSPKPQLELNSEDNLSKGRGAVYDEYESSKRSTSKSSTDEYETPQNQHKISDSIELLRMHRCQRGLDAVAREVQPECSLSPVSPDGPSIISISSPRSHHVRSPAPDRLHSSSLSSIGSALSASASVSVSVNASKNTSRRGSAVSTAEEVATTLPAVVQPLSTFPLSKTTSTPNMERRRSSLSALFPGPSPLVAPEPVLHTNPLLPKNNLAIVETLPLDEDTSKRDIPAGKMVHRTKTPPPVGVKLGVNLKKVSPPRSQIGIKKNEAPMLGVVLRRVEKKPVQQKSILDDDKPLYHFSIVRSEKKDQKPVTVAPKPKPKPAIGLQKSATTVAVPPKPNPGGILTGPQGRTDTGLRPAHPVVQRPPQNQRPQLGVPITIQKIEGDKIIIIKKFVIPKNGKIPEQYLKVGWSFVLHLILVYVLAF, encoded by the coding sequence ATGTCCAACGAATTTAGCGAATTGATCGCCCTTAGTTGCCCCGATCTGAACGCGAACAATGCCAGTATTGTTGGGGGTGGTGGCGGTGGCCAAGTTCACATTATCGACTCCTCACGCCGTTTGAGTGTAAAGCAGATGACGGCGACTGAATTCGCAGCTATACGCTCTGCTGCCTCAGATGAAATAAAAGCTGCCCTTGTAAATGTAGCTGCCACGCAGTCGGTATCTTCGCCTGCTACGCCAGCTGTTGTCAACAAACTCGACTTATTGACGCTTAATACTGGTTGCAAATATCCAAGTGACAATACAACACCTCCCGAGATACTGAGCACAAATAAATCTGTAGCGGATATACCAAAGCCGCGATCACCACCAACCGATGGATTTATAATTTCATCATCTCAGTTGCCCAGCACCTATGAACATAGTGTGTTGCTCACAAGAGAGGAACATATACCGCTCTCGCCGGCCCCTCTGGAAGGTATGACCTCCTTGCCGAATGTGTTCGACAAACAAGTAGATGAGGAGTTTTTGTCGATTGTCGGTGGTAGCGGAGCAAACGTAGGTAATGTGCTTAGCTCTAAAACTAAAGCGGATTCGCCAAAACCACAATTGGAGCTTAATTCAGAAGATAATTTATCGAAAGGTCGTGGTGCGGTTTATGACGAGTACGAGTCAAGCAAACGTTCCACTTCCAAGTCGTCTACAGACGAGTATGAAACCCCACAGAACCAACATAAGATATCCGATTCCATCGAATTACTGCGTATGCACCGTTGCCAGCGTGGTTTAGATGCTGTTGCACGAGAAGTACAACCGGAATGTTCATTGTCGCCAGTTTCTCCTGATGGACCTTCTATTATCTCAATTTCATCGCCGCGTTCACACCACGTACGAAGTCCGGCGCCAGACCGTCTACATAGTTCGAGTTTGAGCAGCATTGGCTCGGCGCTATCAGCATCGGCCAGTGTGTCTGTATCAGTAAATGCTAGCAAAAATACAAGCAGGCGGGGCAGTGCCGTTAGTACAGCCGAAGAAGTTGCCACAACTTTACCAGCAGTGGTGCAGCCACTTTCTACTTTTCCTCTCTCAAAAACTACTTCAACGCCGAATATGGAGCGTCGCAGAAGTAGTTTGTCTGCTCTCTTTCCAGGACCTTCGCCCCTGGTGGCACCAGAGCCTGTGTTGCATACTAACCCATTATTGCCGAAGAACAATCTGGCTATAGTTGAGACTCTCCCACTAGATGAAGATACTTCCAAGCGAGATATACCTGCCGGTAAAATGGTTCATCGGACTAAAACTCCACCACCTGTCGGTGTTAAATTAGGGGTCAATTTGAAAAAAGTGTCTCCGCCGAGGTCTCAAATCGGAATCAAAAAGAATGAGGCACCAATGTTGGGAGTAGTGTTGCGACGCGTCGAAAAGAAACCTGTGCAACAGAAGAGTATTCTCGATGACGACAAGCCACTCTATCACTTTTCCATTGTGCGTAGCGAGAAGAAGGATCAAAAGCCGGTGACAGTAGCTCCGAAGCCAAAGCCGAAGCCTGCAATTGGTCTACAAAAGTCAGCTACTACAGTAGCAGTACCGCCAAAACCAAATCCGGGTGGCATTCTAACAGGTCCACAAGGAAGGACAGATACTGGCTTACGTCCTGCACATCCGGTGGTGCAACGTCCGCCGCAGAACCAACGTCCTCAACTTGGTGTGCCAATTACTATTCAAAAGATCGAAGGCGataaaatcattattattaagAAGTTTGTTATACCAAAGAACGGTAAAATACCGGAGCAGTATCTCAAGGTTGGTTGGTCGTTcgttttgcatttgattttggTGTATGTGTTGGCATTTTGA
- the LOC114803526 gene encoding probable cyclin-dependent serine/threonine-protein kinase DDB_G0292550 has product MPVGHQFTSRPYSSFRATRASCSLQTCQGNTTSISSVNAHNSNSNSNGNGNGNHGQLISHNSSTSMYSSQANNFISNNNNNNNSNDNHLEASNNNYQNNHLGRQQPFRNSFYGTRYNNNINNCNDSCAASNNNNNVTDKPFSSVVTTSTIKPLTPKLVRRIDATCSNGSNPHTKGRAPLPPFGNNANTKTNTPTSFSNKQIMRTRNQPPPTPPTRNSSNFERFHNSNMSFRQKNSSNCTGAATSATTAKSSVQCCTDIHDQTAAQSKHLGATFYNSSTRPSGGTESGSSSGSQKRAYCTAPKVHKENVPARSVKNYPAPLPPNTPKGVTKKKYREDLKMASVSASPKLNNRRFGGVTNGEMNKGLSASQRRKNYVPFNGESNSVAAASKNGSTGSNGSTGSGSSGSNGSPKTKKMFSNKYPQGLPFEDEFYRHKYRRSYSQSSSNYSFYSSVGAPSTPHTCDFDNIDRHTKHTNNGNALDEDDEFQRKPASDEPLYVDFSKVMPPQSQCHNDYSHHSYNAIVNADCYSNSSLPATTTTTILPTTTWIGKVETTHSPLPSSSLAAKLESETGRLHSYAAAAAAASSTADHGSPHSRRTTKSKISHSINDYLYTSSGAATKTTKNENGKLLLSHDLEDDYYTHTSLERPAQTDTFMAISSWAPKCSHPTKVHIPTTPSNIADNNNNPTSVYTMFNGYDHRHFYGKPSTNGDTLEPTTNESK; this is encoded by the exons ATGCCCGTAGGACATCAATTTACGTCTAGGCCGTATAGTTCGTTTCGAGCCACTCGCGCCAGTTGCAGTTTGCAAACTTGCCAAGGCAACACCACCAGCATTAGCAGCGTTAACGCTCataatagcaatagcaatagtAATGGTAACGGTAATGGTAACCATGGCCAGCTAATTAGCCACAATAGTTCTACGTCGATGTATTCAAGCCAAgctaataattttattagtaataataacaacaataacaatagcaatgaCAATCACTTGGAAGCGAGTAACAATAATTATCAGAATAATCATTTGGGGCGCCAACAACCATTTCGCAACAGTTTTTATGGCAcacgctataacaacaacatcaacaattgTAATGACAGTTGCGCtgccagcaataacaataataacgtAACAGACAAACCTTTCTCTAGTGTCGTTACTACCAGCACTATCAAACCGCTTACACCAAAGCTGGTGCGTCGCATCGACGCGACTTGCTCCAATGGCAGCAACCCACACACCAAAGGGCGCGCACCTCTTCCTCCATTCGGCAATAACGCCAATACGAAAACCAACACGCCTACTTCGTTTTCTAATAAACAGATCATGCGTACTCGCAATCAGCCTCCACCGACTCCTCCCACGCGCAACTCCTCGAACTTCGAGAGGTTCCACAACAGCAATATGAGCTTTCGACAAAAGAACTCTAGTAATTGCACAGGCGCAGCCACAAGTGCAACCACAGCTAAATCTTCGGTGCAGTGTTGTACTGACATACATGATCAAACAGCTGCGCAATCCAAACATCTAGGAGCCACATTTTATAATAGCAGCACAAGGCCATCGGGCGGGACAGAGTCAGGATCATCATCGGGATCTCAGAAGCGTGCTTACTGCACGGCGCCGAAGGTGCACAAGGAAAATGTGCCAGCACGGTCTGTGAAAAACTATCCAGCTCCGTTACCGCCGAACACACCAAAAGGGGTTACTAAGAAAAAATATAGAGAGGACCTGAAGATGGCATCTGTTTCGGCCTCACCTAAGTtgaataatcgtcgctttggagGTGTGACGAATGGTGAAATGAACAAAGGTCTTTCCGCAAGTCAGCGTCGTAAGAATTACGTTCCCTTCAATGGAGAATCGAATAGTGTAGCTGCTGCATCGAAAAATGGCAGCACTGGTAGCAACGGGTCGACTGGATCCGGCTCGAGCGGTTCCAATGGTTCTCCCAAAACGAAAAAGATGTTCTCAAACAAATACCCCCAAGGACTACCCTTCGAGGATGAGTTCTATCGCCATAAATATCGCCGTTCCTACTCCCAATCATCGAGTAACTACAGTTTTTACAGTTCAGTTGGTGCGCCTTCAACTCCGCATACTTGTGATTTCGACAATATCGATCGTCACACTAAACACACTAACAATGGCAACGCGCTTGACGAAGACGACGAATTCCAACGCAAGCCTGCGAGTGATGAACCATTATATGTGGACTTTTCGAAAGTTATGCCGCCCCAAAGCCAATGCCACAACGACTACTCCCACCATTCCTATAACGCTATTGTTAATGCAGACTGCTATAGTAATTCCTCTTTGCcagcgacaacgacaacaacaattttaccgACAACTACGTGGATTGGCAAAGTAGAAACTACACATTCTCCGTTGCCGTCCTCAAGCCTCGCTGCTAAACTCGAGAGCGAAACTGGACGACTACATAGCTATGCCGCTGCTGCGGCGGCTGCATCTTCGACTGCCGATCATGGTTCGCCACACTCACGACGTACAACGAAATCGAAAATTTCACATTCAATCAACGACTATCTCTACACTAGTAGTGGTGCTGCAACTAAAacgacaaaaaatgaaaatggaaaattattgCTCTCACACGATCTCGAAGATGATTATTATACACATACCTCACTTGAGCGCCCCGCTCAAACGGACACGTTTATGGCGATATCGTCGTGGGCGCCAAAGTGTTCACACCCCACCAAGGTGCATATACCAACGACTCCTTCCAACATtgctgataataataataatccaaCGTCGGTGTATACAATGTTTAACGGATACGATCATCGGCATTTTTATGGTAAGCCATCGACGAACGGAGACACTTTGGAGCCCACGACAAACGAAAGCAA gtAA